Genomic segment of Triticum aestivum cultivar Chinese Spring chromosome 6A, IWGSC CS RefSeq v2.1, whole genome shotgun sequence:
CTTGTGATTTTGCTCTAATCTTCTACTAGTTCTTCCCCAGTTTCTTGGCGGCTTATCATGAGCCAAGAGAATCAACTGATTATTCTTAATTGTAGACTCTGGTTCCTCCCAAGCGGCATGGGTCCTGCCAATCTCTTCATCCTTGTACTTACAACTACGGCGCCATTACTCTCCACCTCGCAGCCCTTTAACTATTCCATGGCCAGACCTTCGATGGTGTGGATCAACAACGCCTCCTCCTACTATGATATAcccaccgtggacccagctgtcaccaGTTTTGTACCACAAGGAGCTAATTCTAGCTCCGGGTTCGCCTTTGCCGCGGGGTTCGTTTGTGCCTCCACCCTCGTGTGCGACGTGTCCCTCTTTGCTGTTTCTGTTGTCAGCTATGCAAGGAACCGGCTTTTTCTGGAGCAGGTTGTCTGGTCTGCCAACCGGGATCACCCTGTTAGGGAGAATGCCACCCTCGAGTTTACCTCGCACGGAAATTTAGTCCTCCGTGATGCTGATGGTAGCCACGTCTGGTCGAGCAGCACCTCAGGTCAGTCTGTAGCAGGCATGGTGATCAGCGGGACTGGAAATCTGATGTTGTTTGACAAGAAAAATGCGACAGTGTGGCAGTCATTTGATCATCCTACCGATACATTGATCCGTGGGCAGTCACTTCTAGAAGGTATGAAGCTCACAGCAAGTGCCTCTGCAACAAATACGACTAAGAATCAGTTCTATATCACAGTACTCCCACACGGATTATATGCTTATGTTGAATCCACACCACCACAACTCTACTTTTCATTCTATTACTCGGTGGCCGATCACAGGAAGGAAAATGATTTAACAAGGGTTACATTCATGAACGGAAGCCTCACGATCTTTGTGCAGTCAGATAGGTTTGGTGGTATCTCATTGCCAGCAAGTGAATCCAACCAATACATGAAACTAGAGTCAAATGGACACTTGAGGTTGTACGACTGGGATGACAGATCTATTTTGTATGAAGTAATGCAGATAGATGATTGTGATTACCCAACAGTTTGTGGGGAGTATGGCATATGCATCGGGGCCCAATGCATTTGTCCATATGAGAACACTTTCTTCAAGGCGGTGGACGAACGACGGCCCCATCTTGGTTGCACACCATTAACTCCAATCTCTTGTCAAGAAAAACAACGGCATCGACTATTGGCCCTTCCCTCCATTTCTTACTTTGATAAGAACTACACGGTAGTGAACGCCAAAAGCATGGCTCATTGTAAGAAAGCCTGCTTGAAGAGCTGCTCCTGTAGGGCCATCATCTTCAGTTATTACCACAATGATTCCTATGGAGAATGTGTGTGGGTGACAAAGGTCTTCTCCTTGCAATCAATGAAGCATGAGGATGTTGGCTACAACTCTACTGCCTACCTCAAGGTGCAAATTGATGAAAACAAAACGAAGGTGATGTTAGGAGCTACACTTGGAGCTATTGGTGCTCTTTTATTACTTGTCACTGGTATATGTCTTTGTCTAAAGAGGAGGGGGAAATATGAAGAGAAAGATGAATTTGATTTTGATCAATTGCCTGGAATGCTGACAAGGTTTTCTTTCGAAAAGCTGAGCGAATGCACTGAAGGGTTCAGTAAGAAGCTAGGAGACGGTGGGTTTGGTTCAGTTTTTCAAGGGGAATTAGGTGAAGAGAAAGTTGCGGTGAAACGTTTGGAAGGTGCCAGACAAGgcaagaaagagttcttggcagAAGTAGAGACTATTGGCAGCATAGAACATATCAATCTTGTCAGGTTGATTGGGTTCTGCGCAGAGAAATCTGAGAGGCTTCTAGTGTATGAATATATGTCAAGAGGGTCGCTTGATAGGTGGATCTATTACCACCATAACAATGCCCCTCTTGATTGGTGC
This window contains:
- the LOC123129068 gene encoding G-type lectin S-receptor-like serine/threonine-protein kinase SD2-5, with translation MEVLGQQSKSVTSPESQNIAPNESGHATRGSPAILFSGDRHDLLRRQLRTIRLWFLPSGMGPANLFILVLTTTAPLLSTSQPFNYSMARPSMVWINNASSYYDIPTVDPAVTSFVPQGANSSSGFAFAAGFVCASTLVCDVSLFAVSVVSYARNRLFLEQVVWSANRDHPVRENATLEFTSHGNLVLRDADGSHVWSSSTSGQSVAGMVISGTGNLMLFDKKNATVWQSFDHPTDTLIRGQSLLEGMKLTASASATNTTKNQFYITVLPHGLYAYVESTPPQLYFSFYYSVADHRKENDLTRVTFMNGSLTIFVQSDRFGGISLPASESNQYMKLESNGHLRLYDWDDRSILYEVMQIDDCDYPTVCGEYGICIGAQCICPYENTFFKAVDERRPHLGCTPLTPISCQEKQRHRLLALPSISYFDKNYTVVNAKSMAHCKKACLKSCSCRAIIFSYYHNDSYGECVWVTKVFSLQSMKHEDVGYNSTAYLKVQIDENKTKVMLGATLGAIGALLLLVTGICLCLKRRGKYEEKDEFDFDQLPGMLTRFSFEKLSECTEGFSKKLGDGGFGSVFQGELGEEKVAVKRLEGARQGKKEFLAEVETIGSIEHINLVRLIGFCAEKSERLLVYEYMSRGSLDRWIYYHHNNAPLDWCTRWRIILAIAKGLCYLHEECRHIIAHLDIKPQNILLDDKFNAKVADFGLCKLINRDQSKVVTMMRGTPGYLAPEWLTSRITEKVDVYSFGVVLMEIVSGRKNIDSSQPEEDVQLINMLREKAQNNHLVDLIDKHGEDMVSHKEEVIQMMKLAIWCLQQDSIRRPSMSTVIKALEGAISIETFDANSVMPVQDNPSTYSVTSQTSMLSGPR